In Ipomoea triloba cultivar NCNSP0323 chromosome 7, ASM357664v1, a single genomic region encodes these proteins:
- the LOC116024386 gene encoding histone-lysine N-methyltransferase, H3 lysine-9 specific SUVH5-like, which produces MAKGDEGGCDSKVLDGRNARKRDEKHGCSRSSRKKISKIKKWRKEYISYAAKMRGSSRNLGKDQGGELMADERERVMELLSKFRAICKNLFEENKTQERERKVSEPVMRIDILAAREVKKMRSLYTERTNSPGPIPGVEVGDKFRYRMELILVGLHSHLQKGIDFVTNGDGERIATSVVASASGGYANETSDPNVLIYCGQGGDMVSGVQHEDQSLNNPGNYALKNSIRVKNPVRVIRGTKEKASSFETTFVYDGLYEVVEFWRDTSCSGKVLYKFKLVRITTGSS; this is translated from the coding sequence ATGGCCAAGGGAGATGAGGGTGGTTGCGATTCAAAGGTTCTTGATGGTAGAAATGCAAGAAAAAGAGATGAAAAACATGGGTGTTCAAGAAGTAGCAGAAAAAAGAtaagcaaaataaagaaatggagAAAGGAATACATTTCTTATGCTGCCAAAATGCGAGGGAGTTCAAGAAATTTAGGCAAGGACCAGGGAGGAGAATTAATGGCAGACGAAAGAGAAAGAGTGATGGAGCTTCTAAGCAAATTCAGGGCAATATGCAAGAATCTTTTTGAAGAAAACAAGAcccaagagagagaaagaaaggtTTCTGAGCCTGTGATGAGAATCGACATCTTAGCAGCGAGAGAGGTGAAGAAAATGAGATCACTCTACACAGAGAGAACCAATTCTCCAGGCCCAATTCCAGGAGTGGAAGTGGGGGACAAATTTCGTTACAGGATGGAGCTCATCCTGGTAGGCCTGCACAGCCATTTACAGAAAGGGATAGATTTCGTGACGAATGGCGATGGGGAAAGAATTGCGACGAGCGTTGTGGCCTCGGCCTCTGGCGGGTATGCCAATGAAACGAGCGACCCAAACGTGTTGATCTATTGTGGGCAGGGCGGGGACATGGTTTCTGGGGTGCAACATGAGGATCAGAGTTTGAATAACCCTGGAAACTATGCACTGAAGAACAGCATTAGAGTGAAGAATCCTGTGAGGGTAATCCGAGGCACCAAGGAAAAGGCATCTTCATTTGAGACAACGTTTGTGTACGATGGGCTGTACGAGGTTGTGGAATTCTGGAGAGACACTAGCTGCAGTGGCAAGGTTCTGTACAAGTTCAAGCTGGTGAGGATTACTACTGGATCATCCTGA